In Oncorhynchus gorbuscha isolate QuinsamMale2020 ecotype Even-year linkage group LG02, OgorEven_v1.0, whole genome shotgun sequence, a single genomic region encodes these proteins:
- the LOC123999752 gene encoding sphingomyelin phosphodiesterase 3-like, translating into MVLHTSPYSSAFLRCLSSLSWGFIFPCYWLLDRLLSSCVATSLEKRRRSQDPCSFVTLYVLVSTPLYLLLLLASLPFALLGFLLWATLQAARHPYLYTHRRPDKHQAEQGCVASLADWRPQGRSFCFGSSNVCLLPDSLARFNNLSETQRRAREVGKRIRNGASRPQIKIYIDSPTNTSISATSFSSLVTGFRRTSSLGQRPDNTPEAETEPVTDCPIHTAGSDCPIHTTGPNCPIHTAGADCPIHSKGDQGSSDCPVHVAGGEDTPECPLHTAGSQNNSDCPLHTTGAQNSPDCPMHASGVQISISAPEPDPPEAGNHQGEGDAESLTGGVSSNNTLSHRTSMFKKHTGRKRRQGDDGFDHEISAFFPANLDFLCLQEVFDHRAMSRLRQQLHHYFPYILSDVGRYAWKGCCSRFKFLNSGVMMASRYPILDAHYECYPNGRGEDALAAKGVLFVKVQVGTSHQEQRVVGYLTCTHLHAIEGDAAVRCEQLDLLLVWGAEFRKMTSRPSEEKGLEDQVAFDVVLGDLNFDNCSSEDKLEQQHAVFTQYKDPCRLGPGEDKPWALGTLLDTSGLYDEEVSSPESLQKVMENEEGRKEYLVFPTNKNHCPNQKGRKIPLKGNGRRIDYILYREEVQQDWKVDIEEFSFITQLAGLTDHLSVAMRLAVSTGEEEP; encoded by the exons ATGGTCCTCCACACCTCTCCCTACTCTAGTGCCTTCCTACGGTGCCTCAGCAGCCTGTCATGGGGCTTCATCTTCCCCTGCTACTGGCTGCTGGACCGCCTGCTGTCCTCTTGCGTGGCAACCTCTCTGGAGAAGCGTCGGCGCTCCCAGGACCCCTGCTCCTTCGTGACGCTGTATGTGCTGGTGTCCACCCCGCTCTACCTGTTGCTCCTCCTGGCCTCGCTGCCCTTCGCTCTGCTGGGCTTCCTGCTGTGGGCTACCCTGCAGGCGGCCCGCCATCCCTATCTCTACACCCACCGCCGCCCAGACAAGCACCAGGCTGAGCAGGGGTGCGTGGCGTCACTGGCCGACTGGAGGCCGCAGGGCCGCAGCTTCTGCTTCGGCAGTTCCAACGTGTGCCTACTGCCAGACTCCCTGGCACGCTTCAACAACCTGTCTGAGACCCAGCGCCGTGCCCGCGAGGTGGGCAAGCGCATCCGTAACGGGGCCAGCCGGCCGCAGATCAAGATATACATCGACTCCCCCACCAACACCTCCATCAGCGCAACCTCCTTCAGCAGCCTGGTCACAGGGTTCCGACGGACATCCTCCCTGGGCCAGCGGCCCGACAACACACCCGAGGCCGAGACCGAACCCGTAACCGACTGCCCAATACACACTGCAGGTTCAGACTGCCCAATACACACCACAGGTCCAAACTGCCCCATACACACTGCAGGTGCTGACTGCCCCATACACTCAAAAGGGGACCAGGGCTCCTCAGATTGTCCCGTCCATGTAGCTGGTGGAGAGGACACACCAGAGTGCCCCCTTCACACTGCTGGTTCTCAGAACAACTCTGACTGTCCACTGCACACCACAGGGGCCCAGAACTCCCCAGACTGCCCCATGCATGCCTCGGGGGTCCAGATCAGTATCAGTGCCCCAGAGCCAGACCCCCCAGAGGCAGGGAATCACCAAGGGGAAGGTGATGCAGAGAGCCTGACAGGGGGGGTGTCTTCTAACAACACCCTGTCCCACCGCACCTCCATGTTCAAGAAGCACACGGGTCGCAAGCGGCGCCAAGGCGACGACGGATTCGACCATGAGATCTCTGCCTTCTTCCCTGCCAACCTGGACTTCCTGTGTCTGCAGGAAGTGTTTGACCACCGGGCCATGTCCAGGCTGAGGCAGCAGCTGCACCACTACTTCCCCTACATCCTGAGTGATGTGGGCCGCTACGCCTGGAAGGGCTGCTGCTCCCGCTTCAAGTTCCTGAACAGTGGCGTCATGATGGCCAGCCGCTATCCCATACTGGACGCCCACTACGAGTGCTACCCCAACGGGCGAGGGGAAGACGCCCTCGCAGCGAAAGGAGTCCTCTTTGTCAAG GTGCAGGTAGGCACCTCCCATCAGGAGCAAAGAGTTGTGGGATATCTCACCTGCACTCATCTGCATGCCATTGAAG gaGATGCAGCTGTGCGTTGTGAGCAGTTGGATCTGCTCTTGGTGTGGGGGGCGGAGTTCCGCAAGATGACATCCCGCCCCTCGGAGGAGAAGGGTCTGGAGGACCAGGTGGCCTTTGATGTTGTCCTCGGCGACCTCAATTTCGACAACTGCTCCTCAG AGgataaactggagcagcagcatgccGTCTTCACCCAGTACAAAGACCCATGTCGCCTGGGGCCAGGGGAGGACAAGCCTTGGGCTCTGG gtACACTACTGGACACCAGTGGGCTTTATGACGAGGAGGTCAGCTCACCAGAGAGTTTACAAAA AGTGATGGagaatgaggaggggaggaaggaataCCTGGTGTTCCCCACCAATAAAAACCACTGTCCTAATCAGAAGGGCAGAAAAATCCCCCTGAAAGGCAACGGGAGGAGGATCGACTACATCCTTTACAGAGAGGAGGTGCAGCAGGACTGGAAAGTG GACATTGAAGAGTTCAGCTTCATCACCCAGCTAGCCGGCCTCACTGACCACCTGTCTGTGGCCATGCGTCTGGCTGTGTCCACGGGAGAGGAGGAACCTTAG
- the LOC123992101 gene encoding C-C motif chemokine 4-like, which translates to MFTPRLAMLSTLVLVLSAITFTEGLRMASGPKKCCFTFADRQIPRGRVVGYTKTSQQCSNPAILFKTQAGRQVCARSSDRWVKDYINFLDSKKSGEQTPLL; encoded by the exons ATGTTCACCCCTCGTCTTGCTATGCTGTCTACGCTTGTTCTGGTACTCAGTGCCATCACTTTTACCGAAG GCCTGCGTATGGCAAGCGGACCGAAGAAATGTTGTTTTACCTTTGCTGATCGTCAGATACCCAGAGGTAGAGTGGTGGGTTACACCAAGACCAGCCAGCAGTGCTCCAACCCAGCCATTCT GTTTAAGACTCAGGCGGGGCGACAGGTGTGTGCCAGGTCCTCAGACAGATGGGTGAAGGACTACATCAACTTCCTGGACAGCAAGAAGTCTGGGGAGCAGACACCACTCCTGTAA